The DNA region CCAAATGCGCCCAGCAGGGCTATCGCAGGCAGAACACGCCACTTGCTGAAATTACTCATCACTCACCCGGCCGCAGCCCATCAGACGCTAAAGCCGCGAATGATCCGCTTTTGTACCGCAATGAGTCAATATTGACTCATATGAGACTTTAGTGACTAATTGTGTATATCGTTTGCCAATTGAAACGTGTCTTGCACACTGCGCTGCATGAAATCGATAAAGAGGTAAGAACGAACCTGATGGACGTACCCGCCGCTGACGAAAAACTCCTGAAAGCACTGGCCGTTGCGCTGGTCGACCACTCCACCGGGACATTCAAGGACATCGCCGAAGCGGCAGGCGTGAGTAAAGCCACGCTTAACCGCTTCTGCGGTACCCGCGCCAACCTGATCGAGATGCTGCTCATCCACGCCTCCGAGCTGATGAACAAGATGATCGCCGATGCAGACCTGCAACATGCGCCTGTGCTTGAGGCATTGCAGCGGCTGGTCGACAACCACCTGACCCACCGGGAAATGCTGGTGTTTCTGGTTTTCCAATGGCGTCCGGACACCATGGACGAGAACTCCGGCGGCCTTCGCTGGCTGCCGTATTCCGACGCCCTGGATGCGTTTTTCCTGCGTGGCCAGCGCGAAGGCCTGTTTCGCATCGATATCAGCGCTCCGGTGCTGACCGAAACCTTCGCATCATTGCTGTTCGGGCTGGTCGACGCTGAGCGCCGTGGCCGCGTGGCACGCGCCGGACTGGACGCTTTGCTGATCCGGGTTTTCATGCACGGCGCAGCGGCTGTGAAGTGAGCAAGGATTTTGCAGAAACCCCCCGTGCTGTTTTGTCGCACCCGGTCTTGCGCCCTCTGGATCAACGTTTAAACGCCTGCTCACGGTTTGATACAGGATTGACGGTATTCCCTCCGAACCGTGAGTGGTAAATTCGCCGCCACGCATTCGTCGCTCCGAGCGCCTTCTCCTTCAAGGGACGCAAGACATGACGCAACATCTGACCCGCCGCGAGGTGGTCACTGGCCTTTCCCTGCTGAGCCTTGGTCTGCTGGCTGGCTGTGGCAATTCCAATGCCCTGCCGTTCAAGCACGGCAAAGACATGAGCAACGAGATCGTTGGCCGTAACTTCAGGCTCAAGGACCCGCAGGGCAACGAAAAGACCCTGTCGAGTTTTCGCGGCCTGATGCCGATGATCTTCTTTGGCTTTACCCAATGCCCGGCGATCTGCCCCACGGCGCTGGCACGGGCTGCGCAGATCAGGAAACTGATGGGCGAGGAGGGCAAGACGCTCCAGGTGGTGTTCATTACCCTGGACCCGGAACGCGATACGCCCGAGGTGATCGACGCCTACGTGAAGGCTTTCGATCCGACCTTTGTAGCGCTGTCCGGCACGCTTGAAGAAACCGTCGCGACAGCCAAGGAATTCGGCGTGTTTTTCGAGAAAGTCCCGCTGGGCGATACCTACACGATTTCCCACACTGCCACCAGCTACGTCTACGACACCCGTGGCGTGCTGCGCCTGGGGTTGTCGCACAGGCTGTCCGCCCAACAATGCACCGAAGATCTGCTCACTTTGATGGAAGTATGCTGATGACCGTTCTGATTCGTAACGCCGTAAAGCCGCTGTTGCTGACCCTTTCGCTGCTGGGCCTTAGCGCTCAGGCGCTGGCTGACACCAAAGTCGATGATGCCTGGGTGCGTGCCACTGTGCCGGGCCAGCCTGCCACAGGCGCGTTCATGCACATCACGTCCAGCACCGACAGCAAGCTGGTAGACGTTGCATCACCTGTTGCCAAAACCGTGCAGATCCACCAGATGAGCATGAAAAACGACGTGATGAGCATGCAACGCGTCACCTCGGTCGACCTGCCAGCGGGCAAACCGGTGGTGTTCGATTCCAACGGTTACCACGTGATGTTCATGGGCCTCAAGGCGCAGGTCAAAGAGGGCGATGAAGTGCCCCTGACCCTGACCGTCGAAGACGCCAATGGCGTGAAGGAGTCAATCGAAGTCAAGGCCGTCGCCCGGTCGCTGACCAC from Pseudomonas syringae includes:
- a CDS encoding TetR/AcrR family transcriptional regulator, producing MDVPAADEKLLKALAVALVDHSTGTFKDIAEAAGVSKATLNRFCGTRANLIEMLLIHASELMNKMIADADLQHAPVLEALQRLVDNHLTHREMLVFLVFQWRPDTMDENSGGLRWLPYSDALDAFFLRGQREGLFRIDISAPVLTETFASLLFGLVDAERRGRVARAGLDALLIRVFMHGAAAVK
- a CDS encoding SCO family protein, whose product is MTQHLTRREVVTGLSLLSLGLLAGCGNSNALPFKHGKDMSNEIVGRNFRLKDPQGNEKTLSSFRGLMPMIFFGFTQCPAICPTALARAAQIRKLMGEEGKTLQVVFITLDPERDTPEVIDAYVKAFDPTFVALSGTLEETVATAKEFGVFFEKVPLGDTYTISHTATSYVYDTRGVLRLGLSHRLSAQQCTEDLLTLMEVC
- a CDS encoding copper chaperone PCu(A)C, whose amino-acid sequence is MLMTVLIRNAVKPLLLTLSLLGLSAQALADTKVDDAWVRATVPGQPATGAFMHITSSTDSKLVDVASPVAKTVQIHQMSMKNDVMSMQRVTSVDLPAGKPVVFDSNGYHVMFMGLKAQVKEGDEVPLTLTVEDANGVKESIEVKAVARSLTTDEHSGHGDHSGH